The following proteins are co-located in the Cryptosporidium parvum Iowa II chromosome 6, whole genome shotgun sequence genome:
- a CDS encoding oocyst wall protein 8 (CpCOWP8, signal peptide), with protein sequence MISLRKINTIIMMAMLPLSCYAGDHHHHHQQQAVSTVSVVNVPTMVCPTGYTLDSNRQCVAREEIMPERVCLNGGELMSDFNCMKTTNPIMKCPVEYTLVGENMCQKNVEIDPVAVCPSGFTLTDGQMCSGSKTVAPIKKCMQGVLNEMQNECILQKSVSPISTCPSPDFTLVSNERCVREVLYDCTPAATAVRYTTTSHHGHGHGHHHHQTSYVVPQAVVSRTCSRSESVPAQMICPEGAVKSLTGFGCLYTSTTEPTLGCANGSMVANGECVEVITVPAELECPNPTPKPTNEFYDGKYYSLRNSPQQSVKSLGYGSQYVYEQGSQNFNQPAGIITRRLGKRGVSHHHHHNAYYPIQTYVQQTYVQPIPVIQEVPRKKCFDTQTVPGELGCPVGYTDGDKGLCKSIVPSTLNCPSGTTLNANGTCIRNVVVQPTMASQQQEIIQTTITGGRHHHH encoded by the coding sequence atgatATCGTTAAGAAAGATaaatacaattattatGATGGCAATGTTGCCACTAAGTTGTTATGCTGGAgatcatcatcatcatcatcaacaACAAGCAGTTTCAACAGTCTCCGTAGTCAACGTTCCAACAATGGTGTGTCCAACAGGATATACTTTGGATTCAAATAGACAATGCGTTGCTAGAGAGGAGATAATGCCAGAAAGAGTCTGCTTGAATGGAGGAGAATTAATGAGCGATTTTAATTGTATGAAGACAACAAACCCAATCATGAAATGTCCAGTGGAATATACATTGGTAGGTGAAAATATGTGTCAAAAGAATGTTGAGATCGACCCAGTTGCTGTATGCCCATCAGGATTTACTTTAACTGACGGTCAAATGTGCAGTGGCTCAAAGACTGTTGCACCAATCAAGAAATGTATGCAAGGAGTTTTAAATGAAATGCAAAATGAATGTATCTTACAAAAGAGTGTATCCCCAATTAGTACCTGTCCATCACCTGATTTCACTTTAGTTAGTAATGAAAGATGTGTAAGAGAAGTTTTATATGATTGCACTCCAGCTGCAACTGCAGTTAGATATACAACAACTTCACATCATGGACATGGACATGGacatcatcatcatcaaacAAGCTATGTTGTTCCACAGGCTGTTGTTTCAAGAACATGCTCAAGAAGTGAGTCAGTTCCAGCACAAATGATATGCCCAGAAGGAGCAGTAAAAAGTTTGACAGGATTTGGATGTTTATATACATCAACAACTGAACCAACTTTAGGATGTGCTAATGGCTCAATGGTCGCAAATGGAGAGTGTGTTGAAGTTATTACAGTTCCAGCAGAATTGGAATGTCCAAACCCAACCCCAAAGCCAACAAATGAATTCTATGATGGTAAATACTATTCACTCAGAAACTCACCACAACAATCTGTTAAGAGTCTTGGTTATGGAAGCCAATATGTATATGAACAAGGATCTCAGAATTTCAATCAGCCAGCTGGAATTATTACTAGAAGATTAGGAAAGAGAGGTGTTTCacatcatcatcatcataatGCATACTATCCAATTCAAACATATGTTCAACAAACATATGTACAACCAATTCCAGTTATTCAGGAAGTCCCAAGAAAGAAATGCTTTGATACCCAAACTGTTCCTGGTGAATTAGGATGTCCAGTTGGATATACTGATGGTGATAAAGGATTATGTAAATCAATCGTTCCATCAACATTGAATTGCCCATCTGGAACAACTCTTAACGCTAATGGTACTTGCATAAGAAATGTTGTTGTACAACCAACAATGGCTTCACAACAAcaagaaattattcaaacTACAATAACTGGTGGAcgtcatcatcatcattaa
- a CDS encoding oocyst wall protein 9 (CpCOWP9, signal peptide), whose product MNGLILIILILFVLNSINISQCNISSNLRRLSIQVGGTSYTDGGSIPSFKPISNSNIYSAQKLPASFANSINNQEGKNSLSNLVENNGNIIQRSKASFENAPFSLTHTLRLILANKIIQSNPILYPFEIEYKNISSCQCRIDFKKIKKKYMDNNDLTETSKDNDSYEFVYYSNFSIPDLPPNCDWSISTLKILDKLFGNETNTDININNTETYQFNNNSIFLNDSNSINELQNLNLQTPLDNMHALQEFDVDKKDDVESTNELKIKENENEENLSNATSNLNETKLLNQTKENTDDDNLLEKLAPQLSNVVIRSLNGLLQCIYRVPMDITPWRKSIPEYDYQKLSNNSEFWLNYTALNSDSWKEIDFSGNNSKINDYNINLKNKVRFSIEGFWSLITLIPKMVLSNLNTKDENTYNLCANERDSAELMLIDELIKNLNISREDYMLPTFSLLNIQPYNATYCSRPTGAELDIIGICPSNGLNSVYDHEIKSCVSITYADSVAFCPLSYSHSKLWGSHRGGGGCHVKQRKYLPSVPKCDEPFVFNEPRKTCVIETFAPGFPGCAEGSVYYDLQTCIMAYQVVKEYECPEGYTAQLEEDFFQKDISDVEHRKEKLNEASENFNKYYAPIIQEEPIMTRKVNDSESGIQSKSITKKFQNFKTKIKCFKKETDEVKYNGIGAPFCQNSTFSLKYDYNHSWMFEKGPRPYCEYKDVVVVDYKCPKGTVSYDAYISNGNDPPIVYRHEFINPFDTCIQVMKVPLQPKCTTKEEIPFISLREPLNYFEKTGIHIVTKEDIDNIDKESLFNPSEVIDNSLAISNTLFPEYIQDMDSENIDISMLNETETNLEKNETIIPSFGSTKKNVITEFITLNQVPNIEHSNIKNETSNENNSEEVIRRQLIEDLESINLINRNVEGKKKLPISPISLYDAIIGKTDYVIKIICLKVITAKPYLSCPENTVLVATNTCKMKGYTDFTIECPKGYKLDEEALLLLPPEHFRKAPPRCVSKQTVFTHYYCPPKFPENVFRPFEYNITKLYSLISEKMKNNSNPEVQQIDEKYQNNSILLDQSNNEIFINELNNTINHESTEHNVKDENLEIKNTTEDNLYPDFDYFNTSNFKIENIDKYNITNTRIFSMKSFGRTVVPSYSQKMCHEVDLIKPLWTMPLLLRIFLNNINLDKNNPQKENN is encoded by the coding sequence ATGAATGGGTTAATACttataattctaatattatttgttcttaattcaataaatatttctcaATGTAATATAAGTAGTAACTTACGCAGACTTTCAATTCAGGTTGGTGGTACATCATATACGGATGGAGGTTCAATACCTTCATTTAAACCAATTTccaattcaaatatttactcTGCACAAAAGCTTCCAGCTTCTTTTgcaaattcaataaataatcaagaAGGGAAAAACAGTCTCTCTAATCTGGTTGAgaataatggaaatatCATTCAAAGATCAAAAGcttcatttgaaaatgctccattttcattaaCTCATACTCTAAGATTAATACTTGcaaacaaaataattcaaagcAACCCAATTTTATATCCCTTTGAAATagaatacaaaaatataaGTTCTTGCCAATGTAGAAtagattttaaaaaaattaaaaagaagtACATggataataatgatttgaCAGAAACATCTAAAGATAACGATTCATATGAGtttgtttattattcaaatttttcaatCCCTGATTTGCCTCCAAACTGTGATTGGTCAATATCTACTTTAAAAATACTTGATAAACTATTTGGAAATGAAACTAATActgatataaatattaataacacAGAAACCTATCaatttaacaataattcaatttttttaaatgattcAAACTCTATTAATGAgcttcaaaatttgaatctaCAGACCCCTCTCGATAATATGCATGCATTACAAGAATTTGATGTGGATAAAAAAGATGACGTGGAAAGTactaatgaattaaaaattaaagaaaatgagaaTGAAGAAAACTTAAGTAATGCGACAAgtaatttgaatgaaaccaaattattaaatcagACAAAAGAAAATACAGATGACGATaatttattggaaaaattGGCTCCTCAATTAAGTAATGTAGTAATCAGGTCCTTGAATGGCTTATTACAATGTATTTATAGAGTTCCAATGGATATTACTCCATGGAGGAAATCAATCCCAGAATACGATTATCAGAAATTGTCGAATAATAGTGAATTTTGGTTGAATTATACTGCATTAAACTCAGATTCTTGGAAAGAAATAGACTTTAGTGGgaataatagtaaaatcAATGATTATAACATTAATCTGAAAAATAAGGTAAGATTTTCAATTGAAGGATTTTGGAGCTTGATAACTTTAATACCAAAAATGGTATTAAGTAATTTGAATACTAAGGATGAGAATACATATAATCTATGCGCAAATGAAAGAGATAGTGCAGAATTGATGCTAATAGATGAgcttattaaaaatttgaatatatctAGGGAAGATTATATGCTACCTACATTCtcattattgaatattcaGCCATACAATGCAACCTATTGTAGCAGACCAACAGGAGCAGAACTAGATATTATTGGTATTTGTCCTTCAAATGGCCTGAATTCAGTGTATGACcatgaaataaaaagttGTGTTTCAATTACTTATGCAGACTCTGTCGCATTTTGCCCTTTAAGCTATTCCCACTCAAAGTTATGGGGTTCACATAGAGGTGGAGGAGGCTGCCATGTTAAACAAAGAAAGTATTTGCCTTCAGTGCCAAAATGTGACGAGCCATTCGTATTTAATGAACCAAGAAAGACTTGTGTAATCGAAACTTTTGCACCTGGATTTCCAGGATGTGCTGAAGGAAGTGTTTACTATGACTTGCAAACATGTATTATGGCTTATCAAGTAGTGAAAGAATATGAATGCCCGGAAGGATATACAGCACAATTAGAAGAGGATTTTTTCCAAAAGGATATTTCTGATGTTGAACacagaaaagaaaaattaaatgaagCAAGTGaaaactttaataaatattatgcTCCGATTATCCAAGAAGAACCAATAATGACAAGGAAAGTGAATGATTCAGAATCGGGAATACAAAGCAAAtcaattacaaaaaaattccaaaactttaaaacaaaaataaaatgctTTAAGAAAGAAACTGATGAGGTTAAGTACAATGGTATTGGTGCTCCATTCTGTCAAAATAGTACATTTAGCCTTAAATATGATTATAATCATTCATGGATGTTTGAAAAAGGTCCAAGACCTTATTGTGAGTACAAAGATGTTGTAGTAGTAGATTATAAATGCCCAAAAGGTACGGTTTCTTATGACGCttatatttcaaatggTAATGATCCTCCTATAGTATACCGGCACGAATTCATTAATCCTTTTGATACTTGTATACAAGTAATGAAAGTGCCATTACAACCAAAGTGTACAACAAAAGAAGAGATTCCATTCATATCATTAAGAGAACCATTAAATTACTTTGAGAAAACTGGAATTCATATTGTAACAAAGGAAGATatagataatattgataaagaatctttatttaatcCAAGTGAAGTAATTGATAATTCTCTTGCTATCTCGAATACATTATTTCCTGAATATATTCAGGATATGGATTCGGAAAACATTGATATTAGTATGTTGAATGAAACGGAAACAAATTTAGAGAAAAATGAAACGATTATTCCTTCATTTGGAAGTACAAAAAAGAATGTAATAACTGAATTCATTACTTTGAATCAAGTTCCAAATATTGAGCATtcaaatatcaaaaatgaAACAAGTAATGAGAATAATTCTGAAGAAGTTATAAGGCGTCAACTAATAGAAGATTTggaatcaattaatttaataaatcgAAATGTAGAggggaaaaaaaagttacCTATTTCACCAATAAGTTTATATGATGCAATAATTGGTAAAACAGATTatgttattaaaattatttgtttgaaGGTCATTACAGCAAAACCATATCTATCTTGCCCTGAAAATACCGTATTAGTAGCAACTAATACGTGTAAAATGAAGGGTTATACAGATTTTACCATTGAATGTCCAAAAGGCTATAAGTTAGATGAGGAAGCCTTATTACTCTTGCCACCAGAGCATTTTAGAAAGGCTCCCCCACGTTGTGTTTCAAAGCAGACAGTTTTTACTCACTACTATTGCCCTCCAAAATTTCCAGAAAATGTATTCAGAccttttgaatataatattactaagttatattcattaatttctgaaaagatgaaaaataattctaatcCAGAAGTTCAAcaaattgatgaaaaatatcaaaataattcaatattgttGGACCaatctaataatgaaattttcataaatgaattaaataatacaataaatCATGAATCTACCGAACATAATGTGAAAGATGAGaatttagaaattaaaaacaCAACTGAAGATAACTTATATCCTGATTTTGATTACTTTAATACTagtaattttaaaattgaaaatattgataaatataacATTACAAATAcaagaatattttcaatgaAATCATTTGGAAGAACTGTGGTTCCTTCTTATTCACAAAAAATGTGTCATGAAGtagatttaattaaacCTTTATGGACTATGCCATTGttattaagaatatttttaaataacaTTAATTTAGATAAGAATAACCCTCAAaaggaaaataattaa
- a CDS encoding hypothetical protein (similar to beclin 1): MFLLGLGSKKIEKLEDDPKVEENMIRSCSRCGSFFEVVNDSDDELDPSEIINTVESVHDMFIDYLSLEKRNPNNFEDFILQFMEVSLEKDNMTLSNKTNVEESLCVDCMNCSISQFSMALNKEISLLDKYKEISDSLISSECYDEDQMEDSEVNFEPTSKEYLEIMNIYNEFIKMEQYNQEKTIINDENDNDEIDCTETDKDIKEGYGKCRFQVINTIEVDDIVELRQNQNLESNLKHELIQYELKREGMKNHLDFLRGYLERLKRSDFLNLSFYIQVIEGGACINGLRPALFEADFDNWNEVNAALGVSAMLLYTILERHKLPLSIYPNGSYSTIKDSESSIWPLHGNTLCNSDYNECTNFDKGILSFVFLIDTVYNIIPGTNETLPYSVDQRNGTIGGISLNLLFNERESWNRAMSMNLINLKWLLVRSSESIRNKLNNES; encoded by the coding sequence ATGTTTTTATTAGGACTGGGAAGTAAGAAGATTGAAAAGCTGGAGGATGATCCGAAAGTAGAAGAAAACATGATTAGATCTTGTTCAAGGTGTGGGAGTTTCTTTGAGGTAGTAAATGATTCAGATGATGAATTAGATCCTTCTGAGATTATAAATACTGTTGAATCTGTACATGATATGTTTATAGATTATTTAAGTTTAGAAAAAAGGAATcctaataattttgaagacTTTATTTTACAATTTATGGAAGTTTCTTTGGAGAAGGATAATATGACTCTGAGTAATAAAACTAATGTTGAAGAATCACTTTGTGTGGATTGCATGAATTGTTCAATTTCCCAATTTTCTATGGCTTTAAACAAGGAGATAAGTTTATTAGACAAATATAAGGAAATATCagattcattaatttcatcgGAATGCTATGATGAAGATCAAATGGAAGATTCTGAGGTAAATTTTGAACCAACCAGCAAAGAATACTTGGaaattatgaatatttacaatGAATTCATAAAGATGGAACAATATAACCAAGAAAAGACGATAATTAATGAcgaaaatgataatgacGAAATAGATTGTACTGAAACAGATAAAGACATTAAAGAAGGATATGGGAAATGCAGGTTTCAAGTGATTAATACAATAGAAGTGGATGATATTGTTGAACTCAGACAAAACCAGAATCTCgaatcaaatttaaaacaTGAGTTAATTCAATATGAACTAAAGAGAGAAGGAATGAAAAACCATCTAGATTTTTTAAGAGGATACCTAGAAAGGTTAAAAAGATCGGATTTTCTGAACTTATCTTTTTATATACAAGTTATAGAAGGGGGAGCATGTATTAATGGACTTCGTCCTGCACTATTTGAAGcagattttgataattgGAATGAGGTGAATGCAGCTCTTGGTGTCTCTGCTATGCTTTTGTATACTATTTTAGAACGTCACAAACTTCCTTTAAGTATTTACCCAAATGGGAGTTACTCTACTATTAAAGATTCAGAATCTTCAATATGGCCACTTCATGGTAATACTCTCTGTAATTCAGATTATAACGAATGTACTAACTTTGATAAGGGGATATTATCATTTGTATTTCTTATTGATACagtatataatataattccAGGAACTAATGAAACTTTACCTTATTCTGTTGATCAAAGAAATGGTACAATTGGAGGTATCAGTCTAAATTTGCTTTTTAATGAAAGAGAATCATGGAATAGAGCTATGAGTATGAATCTAATTAACCTCAAATGGTTATTAGTTAGATCATCTGAAAGTATTAGGAACAAATTAAACAATGAAtcttaa
- a CDS encoding DNA replication licensing factor MCM6-like AAA ATpase: KKMSNNVTFNSFPPALERSFLHFLRTFKNEEGIPKYVRQVEQLLSSRLTKTVYIDVNDMLNFSIDNNNSGDNSNIEEERNNNGLISGQTMLLALTEQYGEYKQAIDNLVTSFCKSFTIGDERGDGRLDPGLGGYTASFYGLRWIESLRTLRCEKLGKLCSLRGTITRTSDVRPELIKACFECEICGCIVDNVVQQFVYSLPSVCPTKGCGNRTAWQLRLENCDFGDWQKLRIQEHATEIPPGSMPRSMNVILRGDFVDKCKPGDKVIFTGMLIVAPDVPSLMKPGEIPSSVYKDRSRSQNEYYNSGISGLKSLGVRDLAYRLCFLACHIEVVNAIASADDGRIIEQINHQHNQGVQGIVNNNELNNSEIEVNQELEANTGGMIDHLKDLNVQETSFRKFLEISQHPNGINMLAKYVAPHVYGYSQLKKGILLLLVGGVEKRTKDNIKLRGDINVCIVGDPSTAKSQILRFVNEFSTRTVYTSGKSSTAAGLTASIHRDPDQGDFVIEAGALMLADKGICCIDEFDKMDDKDVVAIHEAMEQQTISITKAGVLATLNARASVLAACSPVGGRYNPSKTLSQNVRISAPILSRFDLFFVMIDDPEDVYDEVLASFIVGLHSKATEVSGREVTQDEASNSNTDNDCSFNQKQFADNLNFSDSNNLQLTKDELNQYIAYAKTFKPCITPAAKTILVRTYKALRMGDATSGAKAMRITVRQLESLIRLSEAVAKLRFSYLVTPEHVEEACQIFKSSLSKIRYNDIDLGDLDEYDEDGDEEEEEEEENVKDFAGIDKDGKSHRLKKVGDKNDQDSDEGEDTEMSQESRVSKNIKSSSKSKKKANVTIGYNEYFQIARRFVDKLQSNKDSEISITDLITWHISEYDHPESEEELGELEEKYHRAIQRMIHRDMILYISFQEEIMSQRNQSENDQEEESEAILITYVKVHPNYNVNDTITLPQPSSGNKPLTRHADFGYRTFQNVKEVNESSRDSQNVESENDILNLDENLEPEDFLPEMKNSELKDYQINTILQEGEEDDDDEDDDDEMVDEEVDDGASSRV; encoded by the coding sequence aaaaagatGTCTAATAATGTAacatttaattcatttccTCCTGCTTTGGAGCGATCATTTCTACACTTTCTAAGAACATTTAAGAATGAAGAAGGTATACCTAAGTATGTGAGACAAGTTgaacaattattatcatcCAGATTAACAAAAACTGTTTATATTGATGTAAATGATATGCTAAATTTTTCgattgataataataattcaggagataattcaaatatagaagaagagagaaataataatggacTAATTAGCGGACAAACCATGTTACTTGCTTTAACTGAACAATATGGTGAATATAAACAAGCAATAGATAACTTAGTAACCAGTTTCTGCAAAAGTTTTACTATAGGTGATGAAAGAGGGGATGGAAGATTAGATCCAGGATTAGGAGGCTATACTGCTTCTTTCTATGGATTAAGATGGATAGAAAGTTTAAGAACTTTAAGATGTGAAAAACTTGGAAAACTTTGTAGTTTAAGAGGAACCATTACAAGAACTTCTGATGTACGACCTGAACTAATTAAAGCATGTTTTGAATGTGAAATATGTGGATGTATTGTAGATAATGTAGTACAACAATTTGTATATTCTTTACCTTCAGTATGTCCTACTAAAGGATGTGGAAATAGAACAGCTTGGCAACTTAGACTCGAAAATTGTGATTTTGGGGATTGGCAAAAACTTAGAATTCAAGAACATGCAACTGAAATTCCACCAGGATCAATGCCAAGGTCTATGAATGTGATATTAAGAGGTGATTTTGTTGATAAATGTAAACCAGGAGATAAAGTAATCTTTACTGGAATGTTAATTGTTGCCCCTGACGTTCCTTCTCTAATGAAGCCTGGTGAAATACCATCAAGTGTCTATAAAGACAGAAGTAGAAGTCAGAatgaatattataattctGGAATTAGTGGACTTAAATCTTTAGGAGTAAGAGATTTAGCTTATCGTCTCTGTTTCCTTGCATGTCATATTGAAGTTGTTAATGCTATTGCATCAGCTGATGATGGACGTATTattgaacaaattaatCATCAACATAATCAAGGTGTCCAAGGTATcgtaaataataatgaattaaataatagtgAAATTGAAGTAAATCAAGAATTGGAAGCAAATACAGGTGGTATGATTGATCatttgaaagatttaaatGTACAAGAAACTTCATTTAGAAAGTTTTTGGAAATTTCTCAACATCCAAATGGAATTAATATGCTTGCTAAATATGTTGCGCCACATGTATATGGTTACTCGCAGTTAAAGAAAGGAATATTGCTTTTATTAGTTGGTGGAGTAGAGAAGAGAACtaaagataatattaagttGAGAGGAGACATTAATGTTTGTATTGTTGGAGATCCATCCACTGCGAAGAGTCAAATTTTAAGATTTgttaatgaattttctaCCAGAACTGTATATACATCAGGAAAAAGCTCAACTGCTGCTGGTTTAACAGCATCTATTCATAGAGATCCTGATCAGGGTGACTTTGTAATAGAAGCTGGAGCTTTAATGCTTGCTGATAAGGGTATCTGTTGTATTGATGAGTTTGATAAGATGGATGATAAAGATGTTGTAGCAATACATGAAGCTATGGAACAGCAGACTATATCAATAACTAAAGCAGGAGTATTAGCTACATTAAATGCTAGAGCTTCAGTTTTGGCAGCTTGTAGCCCAGTGGGTGGTAGATACAATCCATCTAAGACTCTTTCACAGAATGTTAGGATTTCTGCCCCTATCTTATCCAGGTTTGATCTTTTCTTTGTAATGATTGATGATCCAGAAGATGTTTATGATGAGGTACTTGCATCATTCATTGTTGGCTTGCATTCAAAAGCAACTGAAGTATCAGGAAGAGAAGTTACCCAGGATGAAGCATCTAATTCTAATACGGATAATGATTGTTCATTTAATCAAAAGCAATTTGCTGATAATCTTAATTTTTCAGATTCTAATAACCTTCAACTCACCAAGGATGAGCTAAACCAGTATATAGCCTATGCAAAAACATTTAAGCCTTGCATTACTCCAGCTGCAAAGACTATACTTGTCAGAACTTACAAAGCTCTCAGAATGGGAGATGCTACTTCTGGAGCTAAAGCAATGAGGATTACTGTAAGACAACTTGAAAGTCTGATTCGACTTTCTGAAGCCGTTGCAAAGCTTAGATTCTCTTATTTAGTTACTCCAGAGCATGTAGAAGAAGCTTGTCAAATCTTTAAGAGTTCTCTGAGTAAGATTAGATATAATGATATAGACTTGGGTGATTTAGATGAGTATGATGAAGATGGggatgaagaagaagaagaagaagaagagaatGTGAAAGATTTTGCAGGAATAGACAAGGATGGAAAGAGTCATAGACTTAAGAAAGTAGGAGATAAAAATGATCAAGACTCTGATGAAGGAGAAGATACTGAAATGTCGCAAGAATCACGGGTttcaaagaatataaaatcTTCATCTAAGAGTAAAAAGAAGGCAAATGTTACGATAGGATACAATgaatatttccaaatagCTAGAAGATTTGTAGATAAGCTCCAAAGTAACAAGGATTCAGAAATCTCGATAACAGATTTAATAACATGGCATATTTCGGAGTATGACCACCCAGAAAGTGAAGAAGAACTTGGAGAATTGGAAGAAAAGTACCACAGGGCAATCCAAAGAATGATTCACAGAGATATGATTTTGTATATATCATTCCAGGAGGAGATTATGAGCCAAAGGAACCAATCAGAGAATGATCAAGAAGAGGAAAGTGAGGCTATCTTAATTACTTACGTTAAGGTACATCCTAATTACAATGTAAATGATACTATTACATTACCTCAACCATCATCAGGAAATAAACCTTTAACAAGGCATGCAGACTTTGGCTACCGTACATTCCAAAATGTAAAAGAAGTCAACGAATCATCCAGAGATTCACAAAATGTTGAGAGTGAAAAcgatattttgaatttggaCGAGAATCTCGAACCTGAAGACTTTTTACCagaaatgaagaattcTGAGCTTAAAGattatcaaattaatacaattttGCAAGAAGGGGAAGaggatgatgatgatgaggATGACGATGACGAAATGGTTGATGAGGAAGTAGATGATGGAGCATCCAGTAGAGTCTAA